The Streptococcus toyakuensis genome has a window encoding:
- a CDS encoding L-threonylcarbamoyladenylate synthase, whose amino-acid sequence MTKHIQWNGTLSQEGYDILKGEGGCIVCPTKVGYIIMTSDKAGLERKFAAKERNRNKPGVVLCGSMDELRALAQLNPEIEAFYQKHWDEDILLGCILPWKPEAFEKLKAYGDGREELMTDVHGTSCFVIKFGKAGEQLAAKLWEEGKMVYASSANPSGKGNRGKVEGIGERIEGAVDLVIEADDYVASIQPDKTIETRYEQGVMVSMVDKDGKLIPEQGGARSTSPAPVVIRKGLDIDKIMMHLSDTFNSWDYRQGEYY is encoded by the coding sequence ATGACAAAACACATTCAATGGAACGGAACACTTTCACAAGAAGGCTATGACATTTTAAAAGGTGAGGGCGGATGTATCGTTTGCCCTACTAAAGTTGGTTACATTATCATGACCAGCGATAAGGCAGGACTTGAGCGTAAGTTCGCAGCCAAAGAGCGTAACCGTAACAAACCAGGTGTTGTTCTCTGCGGTAGCATGGATGAGCTTCGTGCTTTAGCACAACTTAACCCAGAAATTGAAGCCTTCTACCAAAAACATTGGGATGAAGATATTCTTCTTGGTTGTATCCTTCCTTGGAAACCAGAAGCTTTTGAAAAACTCAAAGCATACGGTGATGGTCGTGAAGAGCTGATGACTGACGTGCATGGAACGAGCTGTTTTGTTATCAAATTTGGTAAAGCTGGTGAACAATTGGCTGCCAAACTTTGGGAAGAAGGCAAGATGGTTTATGCCTCATCAGCTAACCCATCTGGAAAAGGAAACCGTGGTAAAGTAGAAGGTATTGGAGAACGTATCGAAGGAGCAGTGGACCTTGTTATCGAGGCAGATGACTACGTTGCTTCTATCCAGCCTGACAAAACGATTGAAACTCGCTATGAGCAAGGTGTGATGGTGTCTATGGTCGATAAGGACGGCAAACTCATCCCAGAACAAGGAGGAGCTCGCTCAACTTCACCAGCACCAGTTGTGATTCGTAAAGGACTTGACATTGATAAAATCATGATGCACCTTTCAGACACCTTTAACTCATGGGACTACCGCCAGGGTGAGTATTATTAG
- the leuD gene encoding 3-isopropylmalate dehydratase small subunit, producing the protein MEKFTVYTGTTVPLMNDNIDTDQILPKQFLKLIDKKGFGKYLMYAWRYLDDKYTEDPDFVFNQPEYRKASILISGDNFGAGSSREHAAWALADYGFKVVIAGSFGDIHYNNELNNGMLPIVQPREVREKLAQLKPTDQVTVDLEQQKIISPVGEFTFEIDSEWKHKLSNGLDDIGITLQYEDLIAAYEKQRPAYWQD; encoded by the coding sequence ATGGAGAAATTTACAGTTTATACAGGAACGACCGTTCCTCTCATGAATGATAACATCGACACCGACCAAATCCTACCCAAGCAGTTTCTCAAGTTGATTGATAAAAAAGGCTTTGGTAAGTACCTCATGTATGCTTGGCGTTATCTGGACGACAAGTATACTGAGGATCCTGACTTTGTCTTTAATCAGCCTGAATATCGTAAAGCCAGTATTCTTATCTCAGGGGATAACTTTGGGGCAGGTTCTTCGAGGGAACATGCAGCTTGGGCCTTAGCAGACTATGGTTTTAAGGTCGTGATTGCAGGATCTTTTGGGGATATTCATTACAATAATGAACTCAATAATGGCATGTTGCCTATTGTTCAGCCTAGAGAGGTTAGAGAAAAGCTAGCCCAGCTCAAACCGACTGACCAGGTAACTGTGGACTTGGAACAACAGAAAATCATCTCACCGGTTGGAGAGTTCACTTTTGAAATTGATAGCGAGTGGAAACACAAGCTCTCAAATGGTTTGGATGATATCGGAATTACCTTGCAGTATGAAGATTTGATTGCTGCCTATGAAAAACAACGACCAGCCTACTGGCAGGATTAG
- the leuC gene encoding 3-isopropylmalate dehydratase large subunit — translation MAGKSIFDKLWDRHVITGEEGQPQLMYVDQHYIHEVTSPQAFQGLRDAGRRLRRPDLTFGTFDHNVPTVNIYDIRDVISKVQIDKLAENVEEFGIEHAAHGSEKQGIVHMVGPETGRTQPGKFIVCGDSHTATHGAFGAIAFGIGTSEVEHVFATQTLWQVKPKKMLVEFTGVPQKGVYSKDYILALIAKYGVACGVGYVVEYRGQAIDALSMEERMTICNMSIEFGSKMGIMNPDQTTYDYLKGRECVPEDFEEAVADWKTIVSDDNAVYDKVIQMDVSDLAPMVTWGTNPAMGVDFDSSFPEIKDMNDERAYNYMDLEPGQKPADIELGYIFIGSCTNARLSDLQLAARFVKGKKIAPNLTAIVVPGSRPVKRAAEKLGLDKVFLDAGFEWRDPGCSMCLGMNPDKVPDGVHCASTSNRNFEDRQGFGAKTHLCSPAMAAAAAIAGRFVDVRQMPEAQ, via the coding sequence ATGGCAGGAAAATCGATTTTTGATAAATTGTGGGACCGTCATGTCATCACAGGAGAAGAGGGGCAACCCCAACTCATGTATGTGGACCAGCACTATATTCATGAAGTGACCAGCCCTCAGGCATTTCAAGGATTACGAGACGCAGGTCGTAGATTGAGACGACCAGACTTGACATTTGGAACCTTTGACCACAATGTCCCGACAGTCAATATCTACGATATTCGAGATGTGATTTCTAAGGTACAAATTGATAAGCTTGCAGAAAATGTTGAGGAGTTTGGGATTGAACATGCGGCCCATGGTTCTGAAAAACAAGGAATTGTTCACATGGTTGGTCCAGAAACAGGACGGACCCAACCGGGGAAATTCATTGTCTGTGGAGACAGCCATACGGCAACTCACGGAGCTTTCGGAGCGATCGCCTTTGGAATTGGGACTAGTGAGGTTGAGCATGTCTTCGCTACCCAGACCCTCTGGCAGGTCAAACCCAAGAAAATGCTGGTAGAATTCACTGGAGTTCCTCAAAAAGGAGTTTATTCCAAGGATTACATTTTAGCCTTGATTGCCAAGTACGGCGTTGCCTGTGGTGTTGGCTATGTGGTGGAATATCGTGGACAAGCAATTGATGCACTGAGCATGGAAGAGCGAATGACCATCTGCAATATGTCCATCGAGTTTGGTTCTAAGATGGGAATCATGAATCCGGATCAAACCACCTATGATTATCTCAAGGGACGAGAATGTGTTCCAGAGGACTTTGAAGAGGCTGTGGCGGATTGGAAAACAATTGTCAGTGATGATAATGCTGTTTACGATAAGGTTATCCAGATGGATGTCTCAGACCTTGCTCCTATGGTGACCTGGGGAACCAACCCTGCTATGGGGGTTGACTTTGACAGTAGTTTCCCAGAAATTAAGGATATGAATGATGAACGAGCCTACAACTACATGGACTTGGAACCAGGTCAAAAGCCAGCGGATATTGAACTGGGCTATATCTTTATTGGCTCATGTACTAATGCTCGTCTCAGTGACTTGCAGCTGGCGGCGCGATTTGTCAAAGGGAAGAAAATAGCTCCTAACTTAACGGCTATCGTAGTTCCAGGATCCCGTCCTGTCAAACGAGCTGCGGAGAAATTAGGCTTGGATAAAGTTTTCTTAGATGCTGGCTTTGAATGGAGAGACCCAGGTTGCTCTATGTGCCTAGGGATGAATCCTGACAAGGTTCCAGATGGTGTTCACTGCGCCTCAACCAGCAATCGAAATTTTGAAGACAGACAAGGCTTTGGTGCTAAGACCCATCTCTGCAGTCCAGCCATGGCAGCAGCAGCAGCTATCGCAGGGCGCTTCGTAGATGTTCGGCAAATGCCAGAAGCCCAGTAA
- a CDS encoding DUF1294 domain-containing protein, with protein sequence MKLDEKITLVLLIWNVIIFLIYGIDKSKARRRAWRIPEKILLILAFTCGGFGAWLAGIIFHHKTRKWYFKTVWFLGMVTTLVALYFIWR encoded by the coding sequence ATGAAGTTAGACGAAAAAATTACTCTAGTCCTTTTGATTTGGAATGTCATCATTTTCTTGATTTATGGCATTGACAAATCCAAGGCGAGGAGAAGAGCTTGGCGCATCCCTGAGAAAATCTTACTTATTTTAGCCTTTACTTGTGGTGGTTTTGGTGCTTGGTTAGCAGGAATCATCTTTCATCACAAGACTCGAAAATGGTACTTTAAAACAGTTTGGTTTCTTGGGATGGTGACCACACTAGTAGCCTTATATTTTATTTGGAGGTAA
- the leuB gene encoding 3-isopropylmalate dehydrogenase, which produces MTKKIVVLAGDGIGPEIMEAGLEVLEALAEKTGFDYEIDKRPFGGAGIDAAGHPLPSETLKACRETDAILLAAIGSPQYDGAAVRPEQGLLALRKELNLYANIRPVKIFDSLKHLSPLKPERIAGVDFVVVRELTGGIYFGDHILEERKARDINDYSYEEVERIIRKAFEIARSRRKILTSIDKQNVLATSKLWRKVAEKVAKDFQDVTLEHQLVDSASMLMITNPAKFDVIVTENLFGDILSDESSVLSGTLGVMPSASHSENGPSLYEPIHGSAPDIAGQGIANPISMILSVAMMLRDSFGRYEDAERVERAVEASLAAGTLTRDIGGQASTKEMTEAIIARL; this is translated from the coding sequence ATGACAAAGAAAATAGTAGTTCTGGCAGGGGATGGAATCGGCCCAGAAATCATGGAGGCTGGTTTAGAAGTTTTGGAAGCTCTAGCTGAAAAAACAGGCTTTGACTATGAAATAGACAAACGACCTTTTGGAGGTGCAGGAATTGATGCAGCAGGCCATCCTTTACCTAGTGAAACCCTCAAAGCATGTAGAGAAACAGATGCCATTCTCCTAGCGGCTATCGGTAGTCCTCAGTATGATGGAGCAGCGGTTCGCCCTGAACAAGGCTTGCTAGCTCTCCGTAAGGAACTCAATCTCTATGCCAATATTCGCCCTGTAAAAATCTTTGACAGTCTCAAGCATTTGTCACCACTCAAACCGGAACGAATTGCTGGTGTAGACTTTGTTGTGGTACGGGAGTTGACAGGTGGGATTTATTTTGGGGATCATATTCTTGAAGAAAGAAAAGCGCGTGATATCAACGACTATAGCTATGAGGAAGTGGAGCGGATTATTCGCAAAGCCTTTGAAATCGCAAGAAGTCGGAGAAAAATCCTTACCAGTATTGATAAGCAAAACGTGTTGGCAACATCAAAACTCTGGCGGAAAGTAGCTGAGAAGGTCGCAAAGGATTTCCAAGATGTGACCTTGGAACACCAGCTAGTCGACTCAGCTTCCATGCTTATGATTACTAATCCTGCTAAGTTTGATGTCATCGTGACGGAGAATCTTTTCGGAGATATTCTATCTGATGAATCAAGCGTTCTATCTGGCACACTTGGGGTTATGCCATCAGCCAGTCATTCTGAAAATGGACCAAGTCTCTATGAACCTATTCACGGTTCAGCACCTGATATTGCAGGTCAAGGAATTGCCAATCCTATTTCCATGATTTTATCAGTGGCCATGATGCTGAGAGACAGCTTTGGACGTTATGAGGATGCAGAGCGTGTCGAGCGTGCTGTTGAGGCAAGTTTGGCAGCTGGTACATTAACGAGAGATATAGGAGGACAGGCTTCGACCAAGGAAATGACGGAAGCTATTATCGCAAGGTTATGA
- a CDS encoding 2-isopropylmalate synthase codes for MRTVEFLDTSLRDGEQTPGVNFSIKEKIAIARQLEKWGISAIEAGFPAASPDSFTAVQEIAKTLKKTAVTGLARSVKSDIDACYEALKDAKYPQVHVFIATSPIHRKYKLNKSKEEILEAIKEHVSYARSKFEVVEFSPEDATRTELDFLLQVVQTAVDAGATYINIPDTVGFTTPEEYGAIFKYLIENVKTERQIIYSPHCHDDLGMAVANSLVAVKNGAGRVEGTINGIGERAGNAALEEIAVALNIRQDYYQAETSIVLNETINTSEMVSRFSGIPVPKNKAVVGGNAFSHESGIHQDGVLKNPLTYEIITPELVGVKSNSLPLGKLSGRHAFVEKLRELALDFTEEDIKPLFAKFKALADKKQEITDADIRALVAGTMVENPEGFHFDDLQLQTHADNDIEALVSLANMDGEKVDFNASGQGSVEAIFNAIDKFFNQSVRLVSYTIDAVTDGIDAQARVLVTVENRDTETIFNAAGLDFDVLKASAIAYINANTFVQKENAGEMGRSVSYRDMPSV; via the coding sequence ATGAGAACAGTTGAATTTCTAGATACCAGCCTTCGGGATGGAGAACAGACACCGGGTGTTAACTTTTCAATCAAGGAAAAAATTGCCATTGCAAGACAGCTGGAGAAATGGGGCATTTCAGCCATCGAAGCTGGTTTTCCAGCGGCTAGTCCAGACTCATTTACGGCAGTTCAGGAGATTGCTAAGACCTTGAAGAAAACGGCAGTGACTGGTTTGGCCCGCTCTGTCAAGTCTGATATTGATGCTTGTTACGAAGCCCTCAAGGATGCCAAATATCCACAGGTTCACGTCTTTATCGCTACTAGTCCCATTCACCGCAAGTATAAGCTCAATAAGAGCAAGGAAGAGATTCTAGAAGCTATTAAGGAGCATGTCTCTTATGCACGTTCCAAGTTTGAGGTTGTCGAATTCTCTCCTGAGGATGCGACCAGAACAGAGTTGGATTTCCTCTTACAAGTCGTTCAAACAGCGGTTGATGCAGGTGCGACTTATATCAATATCCCTGATACGGTAGGATTTACCACACCAGAGGAATATGGAGCTATCTTCAAATACTTGATTGAGAATGTCAAAACGGAACGTCAGATTATCTATTCGCCTCACTGTCATGATGACCTCGGAATGGCAGTGGCTAATAGCCTTGTTGCTGTCAAGAATGGGGCAGGACGAGTCGAAGGAACCATCAATGGTATCGGGGAGCGAGCTGGTAATGCTGCTTTGGAAGAAATTGCAGTGGCCCTCAATATTCGTCAAGATTACTATCAAGCAGAAACTAGTATTGTTTTAAATGAAACCATCAATACGTCAGAAATGGTTTCTCGCTTCTCAGGTATCCCAGTTCCTAAAAACAAGGCCGTTGTTGGTGGCAATGCCTTTTCTCATGAATCTGGTATTCACCAAGACGGAGTCCTTAAAAATCCTCTTACTTATGAGATTATCACCCCTGAATTGGTCGGTGTCAAGAGTAACAGCCTCCCACTTGGAAAATTGTCAGGTCGCCATGCCTTTGTTGAAAAACTAAGAGAACTGGCCTTAGACTTTACAGAAGAGGATATCAAACCACTCTTTGCTAAGTTCAAGGCATTGGCCGACAAGAAACAAGAAATCACAGATGCAGATATTCGTGCTCTGGTAGCTGGAACCATGGTTGAAAATCCAGAAGGCTTCCACTTTGATGATTTACAACTTCAAACTCATGCAGATAATGACATTGAAGCACTCGTTAGCCTAGCCAATATGGATGGTGAGAAAGTTGATTTCAATGCGTCAGGGCAAGGTTCTGTTGAAGCAATCTTTAACGCTATCGATAAGTTCTTTAACCAATCCGTCCGCTTGGTGTCCTATACTATTGACGCTGTGACAGATGGAATTGATGCCCAAGCTCGGGTTTTGGTCACTGTTGAAAACAGAGATACAGAAACCATCTTTAATGCAGCAGGGCTTGATTTCGATGTACTGAAAGCATCTGCTATTGCCTACATCAATGCTAATACCTTTGTTCAAAAAGAGAATGCTGGTGAGATGGGACGCAGTGTTTCCTATCGTGATATGCCTAGTGTGTAA
- a CDS encoding MmcQ/YjbR family DNA-binding protein: protein MFEIFKSYQFNQEKAHDYGFVENGGVWTYSCQILQDDFVMTVSITTDNVSFQVFDQETGDLYPQVHMESMTGSFVASVREACLEILYQIRKACFEVQDFICPQTKRIMTQVQEKYGNQLEYLWEKSPDTAVLRHEGNKKWYAVLMKISWDKLEKGREELVEAVNLKHDKVADLLSKKGIYPAFHMNKRYWISVALDDTLSDKEVLEFIEKSWNLTTKK, encoded by the coding sequence ATGTTTGAAATTTTTAAATCCTATCAGTTTAATCAAGAAAAGGCTCATGATTATGGTTTTGTAGAAAATGGTGGAGTGTGGACCTATAGTTGCCAAATTTTGCAGGATGACTTTGTCATGACTGTGTCCATCACTACTGATAATGTGAGTTTTCAAGTCTTTGACCAGGAGACTGGTGACCTCTATCCTCAAGTTCATATGGAAAGTATGACAGGAAGTTTTGTTGCAAGTGTCCGTGAGGCTTGTCTGGAGATTCTCTACCAGATTCGGAAGGCTTGTTTTGAGGTACAGGATTTTATCTGCCCTCAGACTAAGCGAATCATGACTCAAGTTCAGGAAAAGTATGGTAATCAGTTGGAGTATTTGTGGGAGAAATCGCCTGATACGGCAGTGTTAAGACATGAAGGCAATAAAAAGTGGTATGCCGTCTTGATGAAAATTTCTTGGGATAAGCTGGAAAAGGGCAGAGAAGAGCTAGTGGAAGCAGTCAACCTCAAACATGACAAAGTAGCCGATTTACTTTCAAAAAAGGGCATTTATCCAGCTTTTCATATGAATAAACGTTACTGGATTAGTGTGGCGCTTGATGATACTTTATCAGATAAAGAAGTATTGGAATTTATAGAAAAAAGTTGGAACTTAACCACTAAAAAATGA
- a CDS encoding copper homeostasis protein CutC, translating into MIYEFCAENVTLLEKAMQAGARRIELCDNLAVGGTTPSYGVTKAAVELASNYDTIIMTMIRPRGGDFVYNDLEIDIMLEDIRLTAHAGSQGVVFGTLTADKKLDKPNLEKLIAASKGMEIVFHMAFDELSDEDQLEAIDWLSQAGVTRILTRAGVSGDSLEKRFAHYHRILEHAKGKIEILPGGGIDLDNRQTFINQLGVTQLHGTKVVF; encoded by the coding sequence ATGATTTACGAATTTTGTGCTGAAAATGTGACCTTGCTTGAAAAAGCGATGCAGGCTGGAGCTCGTCGAATCGAACTCTGTGATAATCTAGCAGTGGGAGGAACAACACCAAGCTATGGAGTAACCAAGGCAGCGGTTGAACTGGCATCTAACTACGATACGATCATTATGACTATGATTCGTCCACGTGGTGGCGACTTTGTCTATAATGACCTAGAAATTGATATCATGCTGGAAGATATTCGTTTGACTGCTCATGCTGGAAGTCAAGGGGTTGTATTTGGGACTTTAACAGCTGATAAGAAGTTGGATAAGCCTAATCTTGAAAAGTTAATTGCTGCATCAAAAGGAATGGAAATTGTCTTCCACATGGCCTTTGATGAATTGAGCGATGAAGATCAACTGGAAGCTATTGACTGGCTTAGTCAAGCTGGAGTCACTCGTATCCTAACTCGCGCTGGTGTGTCTGGCGACTCCTTAGAAAAACGTTTTGCTCACTATCACAGAATTTTGGAGCACGCTAAAGGTAAAATTGAAATTCTACCAGGTGGGGGGATTGACCTTGACAACCGTCAAACCTTTATCAATCAGCTAGGCGTGACACAATTACATGGAACCAAGGTTGTCTTTTAA
- a CDS encoding YbaN family protein, protein MRLIYLIIGFLSLALAIIGVVLPLLPTTPFLLLSIACFSRSSKRFEDWLYHTKLYQAYVADFRETKSIARERKKKIIVSIYILMGISIYFAPLLPVKIGLGALTIFITYYLFKVIPDKE, encoded by the coding sequence ATGCGTCTTATCTATCTAATTATTGGTTTCTTATCACTGGCCTTGGCTATTATTGGGGTTGTTTTGCCCTTATTGCCGACAACGCCTTTTCTTTTGTTGTCTATTGCTTGTTTCTCAAGAAGTTCCAAGCGCTTCGAAGATTGGCTTTATCATACCAAACTCTATCAAGCATATGTGGCTGATTTTCGTGAGACCAAGTCCATTGCGCGTGAACGTAAGAAAAAAATCATCGTATCTATCTACATCTTGATGGGAATTTCCATTTATTTTGCCCCTCTCTTACCAGTCAAAATCGGTCTGGGAGCCTTGACCATCTTTATCACTTATTATCTCTTCAAGGTCATTCCAGATAAAGAATAG
- the topA gene encoding type I DNA topoisomerase has translation MATATKKKKSTVKKNLVIVESPAKAKTIEKYLGRNYKVLASVGHIRDLKKSSMSVDIENNYEPQYINIRGKGPLINDLKKEAKKANKVFLASDPDREGEAISWHLAHILNLDENDANRVVFNEITKDAVKNAFKEPRKIDMDLVDAQQARRVLDRLVGYSISPILWKKVKKGLSAGRVQSIALKLIIDRENEINVFQPEEYWTIDGVFKKGTKQFQASFYGVDGKKLKLTSNDEVKEVLSRLTSKDFSVDQVDKKERKRNAPLPYTTSSMQMDAANKINFRTRKTMMVAQQLYEGINIGSGVQGLITYMRTDSTRISPVAQNEAASFITDRFGSKYSKHGSKVKNASGAQDAHEAIRPSSVFNTPESIAKYLDKDQLKLYTLIWNRFVASQMTAAVFDTMAVKLSQNGVQFAANGSQVKFDGYLAIYNDSDKNKMLPDMAVGDVVKQVNSKPEQHFTQPPARYSEATLIKTLEENGVGRPSTYAPTIETIQKRYYVRLAAKRFEPTELGEIVNKLIVEYFPDIVNVTFTAEMEGKLDDVEVGKEQWQRVIDAFYKPFSKEVAKTEEEMEKIQIKDEPAGFDCEVCGSPMVIKLGRFGKFYACSNFPDCRHTQAIVKEIGVECPSCHQGQIIERKTKRNRLFYGCNRYPECEFTSWDKPVGRDCPKCGNFLMEKKVRGGGKQVVCSNGDYEEEKIK, from the coding sequence GTGGCTACGGCAACAAAAAAGAAAAAATCAACAGTTAAAAAAAATCTAGTCATCGTGGAGTCGCCTGCTAAGGCCAAGACGATTGAAAAATATCTAGGCAGAAACTACAAGGTTTTAGCCAGTGTCGGGCATATCCGTGATTTGAAGAAATCCAGTATGTCTGTCGATATTGAAAATAATTATGAACCGCAATATATCAATATTCGAGGAAAGGGCCCTCTCATCAATGACTTAAAAAAAGAAGCCAAAAAAGCTAATAAAGTCTTCCTGGCGAGTGACCCGGACCGTGAAGGAGAAGCGATTTCTTGGCATTTGGCCCATATTCTCAACTTAGATGAAAATGATGCCAACCGTGTGGTCTTCAATGAAATCACCAAGGATGCGGTCAAAAATGCTTTTAAAGAACCTCGTAAGATTGATATGGACTTGGTCGATGCCCAACAGGCTCGTCGTGTCCTAGACCGTTTGGTAGGCTATTCGATTTCGCCTATTTTGTGGAAGAAGGTCAAGAAGGGCTTATCAGCAGGGCGCGTTCAATCTATTGCGCTTAAGTTAATCATTGACCGTGAGAATGAAATTAATGTCTTTCAGCCTGAAGAATACTGGACAATTGATGGTGTCTTTAAAAAGGGAACCAAGCAATTTCAGGCATCCTTCTATGGAGTAGATGGCAAAAAGCTGAAACTGACTAGCAATGATGAGGTCAAGGAAGTCTTGTCTCGTCTGACTAGTAAAGACTTTTCAGTGGATCAGGTGGATAAGAAAGAGCGCAAACGCAATGCTCCATTACCTTATACTACTTCATCTATGCAGATGGATGCTGCCAATAAAATCAATTTCCGTACTCGAAAGACCATGATGGTTGCCCAACAGCTCTATGAAGGGATTAATATTGGTTCTGGTGTCCAAGGTTTGATTACTTATATGCGTACTGATTCGACCCGTATCAGTCCTGTAGCCCAAAATGAAGCTGCAAGTTTCATTACGGATCGTTTTGGTAGCAAGTATTCTAAGCATGGTAGCAAGGTTAAAAATGCTTCAGGTGCTCAGGATGCCCATGAGGCTATTCGCCCGTCTAGCGTTTTTAATACACCTGAAAGTATTGCTAAGTATCTGGACAAGGACCAGCTCAAGCTCTATACCCTTATCTGGAATCGTTTTGTGGCTAGCCAAATGACAGCTGCTGTCTTTGATACTATGGCTGTTAAATTGTCGCAAAATGGAGTTCAATTTGCTGCCAATGGTAGTCAGGTTAAGTTTGATGGTTATCTTGCCATTTATAATGATTCTGACAAGAATAAGATGTTACCGGACATGGCTGTTGGAGATGTAGTCAAGCAGGTAAATAGCAAACCAGAGCAACATTTCACTCAACCGCCTGCTCGCTATTCTGAAGCGACACTGATCAAGACCTTGGAGGAAAATGGGGTTGGCCGTCCGTCAACCTACGCACCAACAATTGAAACCATTCAGAAACGTTATTATGTTCGCCTTGCAGCCAAACGCTTTGAACCGACAGAGTTGGGAGAAATTGTTAATAAGCTCATCGTTGAATATTTCCCAGATATCGTAAACGTGACCTTTACAGCTGAAATGGAAGGCAAACTGGATGATGTCGAAGTCGGAAAAGAGCAGTGGCAACGTGTCATTGATGCCTTTTACAAACCATTCTCCAAAGAAGTGGCCAAGACTGAAGAAGAAATGGAGAAAATCCAGATTAAGGATGAACCAGCTGGATTTGATTGTGAAGTGTGTGGCAGTCCAATGGTCATTAAACTTGGTCGTTTTGGTAAGTTCTATGCTTGTAGCAATTTCCCAGATTGCCGTCATACCCAAGCAATCGTGAAAGAAATCGGTGTTGAGTGTCCAAGTTGTCATCAGGGACAAATCATTGAGCGTAAAACCAAGCGTAACCGTCTCTTCTATGGTTGCAATCGCTATCCAGAATGTGAATTTACCTCTTGGGATAAGCCTGTTGGTCGTGACTGTCCAAAATGTGGCAATTTCCTCATGGAGAAAAAAGTCCGTGGTGGTGGCAAGCAGGTTGTATGTAGTAATGGTGACTACGAAGAAGAAAAGATTAAATAA
- the dprA gene encoding DNA-processing protein DprA, translating to MKITNYEIYKLKKSGLTNQQVLAVLEYGENVDQELLLGDIAEISGCRNPAVFMERYFQIDDAHLEKEFQKFPSFSILDDCYPWDLSEIYDAPVLLFYKGNLDLLKFPKVAVVGSRACSKQGAKSVEKVIQGLENELVIVSGLAKGIDTAAHMAALQNGGKTIAVIGTGLDVFYPKANKRLQDYIGNDHLVLSEYGPGEQPLKFHFPARNRIIAGLCRGVIVAEAKMRSGSLITCERAMEEGRDVFAIPGSILDGLSDGCHHLIQEGAKLVTSGQDVLAEFEF from the coding sequence ATGAAAATCACAAACTATGAAATCTATAAATTGAAAAAATCAGGTTTGACCAATCAACAGGTTTTGGCAGTTCTAGAATACGGTGAAAATGTCGATCAAGAACTTTTGTTGGGTGATATTGCAGAAATATCAGGTTGCAGAAATCCAGCTGTTTTTATGGAACGTTACTTTCAGATAGACGATGCGCATTTGGAGAAGGAGTTTCAAAAATTTCCATCTTTCTCTATTTTAGATGACTGTTACCCTTGGGATTTGAGTGAAATATATGATGCGCCTGTACTTTTATTTTACAAGGGAAATCTTGACCTCTTGAAATTCCCGAAGGTAGCAGTCGTGGGCAGTCGTGCGTGTAGCAAACAGGGAGCTAAGTCAGTTGAAAAAGTCATTCAGGGCTTGGAAAATGAACTGGTTATCGTCAGTGGCTTAGCCAAGGGCATTGACACAGCAGCTCATATGGCAGCTCTTCAGAATGGCGGAAAAACCATTGCAGTGATTGGAACAGGACTGGATGTGTTTTATCCTAAAGCCAATAAACGCTTGCAAGACTACATCGGCAATGACCATCTGGTTCTAAGTGAATACGGACCTGGTGAACAACCTCTGAAATTTCATTTTCCTGCCCGTAATCGTATCATTGCTGGACTTTGTCGTGGTGTGATTGTAGCAGAGGCTAAGATGCGTTCAGGTAGTCTCATTACCTGTGAGAGAGCAATGGAAGAAGGGCGCGATGTCTTTGCTATTCCTGGTAGCATTTTAGATGGACTATCAGACGGTTGCCATCATTTGATTCAAGAAGGGGCAAAATTGGTCACCAGCGGGCAGGATGTTCTTGCGGAATTTGAATTTTAA